From a single Herbiconiux sp. SALV-R1 genomic region:
- a CDS encoding DNA topoisomerase (ATP-hydrolyzing) subunit A produces MTQAKNDPSESAVEKILDVDVATEMQDSFLEYAYSVIYSRALPDARDGLKPVQRRILYMMSEMGLRPDRGHVKSARVVGEVMGKLHPHGDTAIYDALVRLAQSWTMRVPLIDGHGNFGSPDDGPAAPRYTEARLDSPAMTMVEGLDEDVVDFVPNYDNQLTQPDVLPAAIPNLLVNGASGIAVGMATNMAPHNLIEVVAGARYLIENPDATLDELMTFIPGPDLPGGGTIVGLAGVRDAYETGRGAFKTRAKVSIETLTPRKTGLVVTELPYLVGPEKVIAKIKDGVTAKKIQGISDVTDLTDRTNGLRLVIGIKTGFDPAAVLEQLYKLTPLEDGFNINNVALVDGGPLTLGLRDLLVVYVNHRIDVVTRRTRYRLDRRRERLHLVEGLLIAILDIDEVIQVIRSSDDTEQARVRLIDVFELSVLQADYILELRLRRLTKFSRIELEAERDQLQAEIAQLEALLGDPALIRKAVSDELDEVAEKYGTPRRTLLTEARPALPAASRRAAPVLEVTDVPCVVYLSTTGRVVRVDREETEGGAAVGAGSALGGPTAPVRRSKHDAIRSEVVTTRRSEIGAVTDTGRLVRMPVLDLPAVPASSVQLGAGVKVGEYLALDTKREKVVALVSLDSPVPISLGTAQGVVKRVAPGGYPARPDFEIIALKPGDSVVGAAQHSEDDELVFITSDAQLLRFFQASVRPQGAAAGGMAGINLAAGASVIWFGSVPDGQDAVVVTIAGSTSTLAGTDAGSGKVSDFAEFPPKGRATGGVRAHRFLKGEDVLTVAWAGPAPALAVANDGAARSLPEVGARRDASGAALSGVVGSIGSARSAS; encoded by the coding sequence ATGACTCAAGCGAAGAACGATCCCTCCGAGAGCGCGGTCGAGAAGATCCTCGACGTCGACGTCGCCACCGAGATGCAGGATTCGTTCCTCGAGTACGCGTACTCGGTCATCTACTCCCGCGCCCTCCCCGACGCGCGTGACGGTCTGAAGCCGGTGCAGCGCCGCATTCTGTACATGATGAGCGAGATGGGCCTGCGCCCCGACCGCGGGCACGTCAAGAGCGCGCGCGTGGTGGGCGAGGTGATGGGCAAGCTCCACCCGCACGGCGACACCGCCATCTACGACGCCCTGGTGCGCCTGGCCCAGTCGTGGACGATGCGGGTTCCCCTCATCGACGGGCATGGCAACTTCGGCTCCCCCGACGACGGACCGGCCGCTCCCCGCTACACCGAGGCCAGGCTCGACTCCCCCGCCATGACCATGGTGGAGGGCCTCGACGAAGACGTCGTCGACTTCGTGCCGAACTACGACAACCAGCTCACCCAGCCCGACGTGCTGCCGGCCGCCATCCCGAACCTCCTGGTGAACGGGGCGAGCGGCATCGCCGTGGGCATGGCGACCAACATGGCGCCGCACAACCTCATCGAGGTCGTGGCGGGCGCCCGCTACCTCATCGAGAACCCCGACGCGACGCTGGATGAGCTGATGACGTTCATCCCCGGTCCCGACCTCCCGGGTGGTGGCACGATCGTGGGCCTCGCGGGCGTGCGCGACGCCTACGAGACCGGTCGAGGGGCGTTCAAGACCCGGGCGAAGGTGTCGATCGAGACCCTCACGCCGCGGAAGACGGGGCTCGTCGTCACCGAGCTGCCCTACCTCGTGGGGCCCGAGAAGGTGATCGCCAAGATCAAGGACGGCGTCACCGCCAAGAAGATCCAGGGCATCAGCGACGTCACCGACCTCACCGACCGCACGAACGGCCTGCGCCTGGTGATCGGCATCAAGACCGGGTTCGACCCGGCCGCCGTGCTCGAGCAGCTCTACAAGCTGACCCCGCTCGAAGACGGCTTCAACATCAACAACGTCGCGCTGGTCGACGGCGGGCCGCTCACGCTCGGGCTCCGCGATCTGCTCGTGGTCTACGTCAACCACCGCATCGACGTCGTGACCCGGCGCACCCGCTACCGGCTCGACCGGCGCCGCGAGCGGCTGCACCTCGTCGAGGGCCTCCTCATCGCGATCCTCGACATCGACGAGGTCATCCAGGTCATCCGCTCGAGTGACGACACCGAGCAGGCGCGCGTGCGACTCATCGACGTGTTCGAGCTGAGCGTGCTGCAGGCCGACTACATCCTCGAGCTGCGGCTTCGCAGGCTCACCAAGTTCTCGCGCATCGAGCTCGAGGCCGAGCGCGACCAGCTGCAGGCTGAGATCGCGCAGCTCGAAGCGCTGCTCGGCGACCCGGCGCTCATTCGCAAGGCCGTCTCCGACGAGCTCGACGAGGTCGCCGAGAAGTACGGCACGCCGCGCCGCACGCTGCTCACCGAGGCACGGCCCGCGCTTCCCGCGGCGTCCCGCCGGGCTGCGCCGGTGCTCGAGGTCACCGACGTGCCCTGCGTCGTGTACCTCAGCACCACGGGGCGCGTCGTGCGGGTCGACCGCGAGGAGACGGAGGGCGGGGCCGCTGTCGGCGCCGGCTCGGCGCTCGGTGGGCCGACCGCTCCGGTGCGGCGCAGCAAGCACGACGCCATCCGCAGCGAGGTGGTGACCACCCGTCGCTCCGAGATCGGGGCCGTCACCGACACCGGGCGGCTCGTGCGCATGCCGGTGCTCGACCTCCCCGCCGTGCCGGCCTCGTCGGTGCAGCTCGGCGCGGGCGTGAAGGTGGGCGAATACCTCGCGCTCGACACCAAGCGCGAGAAGGTCGTGGCCCTGGTGTCGCTCGACTCCCCCGTGCCCATCTCGCTCGGCACCGCGCAGGGCGTGGTGAAGCGCGTGGCCCCCGGCGGTTACCCCGCGCGGCCCGACTTCGAGATCATCGCGCTGAAGCCAGGCGACTCCGTCGTGGGGGCGGCGCAGCACTCCGAAGACGACGAGCTCGTGTTCATCACCTCAGACGCCCAGCTGCTGCGGTTCTTCCAGGCGAGTGTGCGCCCGCAGGGAGCTGCCGCGGGAGGAATGGCCGGCATCAATCTCGCGGCAGGAGCATCCGTCATCTGGTTCGGCTCGGTGCCCGACGGGCAGGATGCGGTGGTCGTCACGATCGCGGGCAGCACCTCCACCCTGGCCGGCACGGATGCGGGGAGCGGCAAGGTCTCCGACTTCGCCGAGTTCCCGCCCAAGGGCCGGGCCACCGGCGGCGTGCGCGCTCACCGCTTCTTGAAGGGCGAAGACGTGCTCACGGTGGCCTGGGCCGGCCCTGCGCCCGCACTGGCCGTCGCGAACGACGGCGCCGCCCGGAGCCTCCCCGAGGTGGGGGCCCGGCGCGATGCGTCGGGAGCGGCTCTGAGCGGCGTCGTGGGTTCGATCGGCTCCGCCCGCTCCGCGAGCTGA
- a CDS encoding alkaline phosphatase family protein, with the protein MSTMLPTRAGGEPTLADVLPSCAASLRGETNRLGLPPATRCVVVLVDGLGAAALRARVGHARALGRSLTKRAVLSSGFPTTTAAALASLATGTAPGQHGLVGYTALVPAAGRVLNQLSGWNDAMPPETWQRRRTVFETLAEAGVTSAAVGPAQYADSGLTRAILRGAVYTPGRTLADRFAAARRVLDEGSAELVYLYVPELDQLAHAKGWESDRWLAALETLDAEFGAFERTLRRGEGLLLTADHGVVDVPATSQIVFGEVPELVAGVQHVGGDPRCVQLYLSPDASVADRARLAEAWRSSESSRAWVATREEAVEAGWFGAVDDEVLPRIGDVLVAARKLVAYYDGREGDTSGRSMIGQHGSLTAEETMVPLLRSGAYAAS; encoded by the coding sequence ATGTCCACCATGCTACCGACGCGTGCCGGGGGAGAGCCGACGCTCGCCGACGTGTTGCCGAGTTGCGCCGCATCGCTGCGCGGTGAGACGAACCGCCTGGGCCTGCCCCCCGCCACCCGCTGTGTCGTCGTGCTGGTCGACGGTCTCGGTGCCGCGGCCCTCCGCGCCCGCGTGGGTCACGCCCGCGCGCTCGGCCGGTCGTTGACGAAACGGGCCGTGCTCTCGAGCGGGTTCCCCACCACGACCGCCGCGGCCCTGGCCAGCCTCGCCACGGGCACGGCACCCGGGCAACACGGCCTCGTGGGCTACACGGCACTCGTGCCGGCGGCCGGCCGCGTGCTCAACCAGCTCTCCGGCTGGAACGACGCCATGCCGCCCGAGACCTGGCAGCGGCGCCGCACCGTCTTCGAGACGCTGGCGGAGGCCGGCGTGACGTCGGCTGCCGTCGGGCCCGCCCAGTACGCCGACTCCGGTCTCACCAGGGCCATCCTCCGCGGCGCCGTGTACACGCCGGGCCGCACCCTCGCCGACCGCTTCGCCGCCGCGCGCCGAGTGCTCGACGAGGGCTCGGCCGAGCTCGTCTACCTCTACGTCCCCGAGCTCGACCAGCTCGCCCACGCCAAAGGCTGGGAGTCCGACCGCTGGCTCGCGGCGCTCGAGACGCTCGACGCCGAGTTCGGCGCGTTCGAGCGCACGCTGCGACGCGGCGAGGGACTGCTCCTCACCGCCGACCACGGCGTCGTCGACGTTCCCGCCACCTCCCAGATCGTGTTCGGCGAGGTGCCCGAGCTGGTCGCCGGTGTACAGCACGTGGGCGGCGACCCGCGCTGCGTGCAGCTCTACCTGTCTCCGGATGCGTCGGTCGCCGACCGCGCTCGTCTCGCGGAGGCCTGGCGGTCGAGTGAGAGCAGCCGCGCCTGGGTGGCGACCCGCGAGGAGGCTGTCGAGGCGGGCTGGTTCGGCGCGGTAGACGACGAGGTGCTGCCCCGCATCGGCGACGTGCTCGTCGCGGCCCGCAAGCTCGTCGCGTACTACGACGGCAGGGAAGGCGACACGAGCGGGCGCTCGATGATCGGCCAGCACGGCTCCCTCACCGCCGAGGAGACGATGGTGCCCCTCCTGCGCTCGGGTGCCTACGCGGCGAGCTGA
- the sepH gene encoding septation protein SepH, giving the protein MQELTVVGVEDEALIVSSDSGERFRIVIDEVLRSKLRQGIAAGSGGRKVPPREIQTHIRAGLSAAEVAELTGASVEYVERFEGPVVAERQFIVDSALRVAVQPTTPADPLGEEPLSTFGEALEERLEGLDARDVRWASWKDETGWTVKLTFTSREIEHDARWQFDPKRHVLTPLNNEATTLSRHGELTEGLIPRLRAVGLPNDDDSRFDSGAFSPLDREQAEPAETTDAPAETASETPARDLPPRPVGHREPRPFDAYSVKRAPDEADTADHNQTADLLEALRRRRGEREAASFDGNPVDEHPVFAGPRPVSASPAEPADTPLPGLEPEAVVDAEGKPAPDTRAKQTAARRQRAAMPSWDEIVFGARSEDDPA; this is encoded by the coding sequence AGGATCGTCATCGACGAGGTGCTCCGCTCGAAGCTCAGGCAGGGCATCGCAGCGGGCTCGGGCGGCAGGAAGGTGCCGCCGCGCGAGATCCAGACCCACATCCGCGCCGGGCTCTCCGCCGCCGAGGTGGCCGAGCTCACCGGCGCCTCGGTGGAGTACGTGGAGCGCTTCGAGGGCCCGGTCGTGGCCGAGCGCCAGTTCATCGTCGATTCCGCTCTCCGCGTAGCGGTGCAGCCCACCACCCCGGCCGACCCGCTCGGCGAGGAGCCGCTCTCCACCTTCGGCGAAGCGCTCGAGGAGCGACTCGAAGGTCTCGACGCCCGTGACGTGCGCTGGGCCAGCTGGAAGGATGAGACCGGCTGGACGGTCAAGCTCACCTTCACCTCCCGCGAGATCGAGCACGACGCCCGCTGGCAGTTCGACCCGAAGCGCCACGTGCTCACCCCGCTCAACAACGAGGCGACGACGCTCTCGCGCCACGGCGAGCTCACCGAGGGTCTCATCCCGCGGCTGCGTGCCGTCGGGCTGCCGAACGACGACGACTCGAGGTTCGACAGCGGCGCCTTCTCCCCCCTCGACCGCGAGCAGGCCGAGCCGGCCGAGACGACGGATGCTCCTGCCGAGACCGCTTCGGAGACACCCGCCCGCGACCTGCCGCCGCGCCCGGTGGGGCACCGCGAGCCGCGCCCCTTCGACGCCTACTCGGTGAAGCGGGCCCCCGACGAGGCCGACACCGCCGACCACAACCAGACCGCCGACCTGCTCGAGGCGCTCCGCCGCCGCCGCGGGGAGCGGGAAGCCGCCTCCTTCGACGGCAACCCGGTCGACGAGCATCCCGTCTTCGCCGGCCCTCGGCCCGTGTCGGCCTCTCCGGCCGAGCCGGCCGACACCCCGCTGCCCGGGCTCGAGCCCGAGGCCGTGGTCGATGCCGAGGGCAAGCCCGCGCCCGACACCCGGGCCAAGCAGACCGCGGCCCGCCGGCAGCGGGCGGCCATGCCCAGCTGGGACGAGATCGTCTTCGGCGCCCGCAGCGAGGACGACCCGGCCTAG
- a CDS encoding type IIA DNA topoisomerase subunit B yields the protein MASASDYSARHLSVLEGLEAVRKRPGMYIGSTDSRGLMHCLWEIIDNSVDEALAGHGTSIGVVLHDDGSVEVRDTARGIPVDTEPKTGLTGVEVVFTKLHAGGKFGSGSYAASGGLHGVGASVVNALSERLDVEVDRDGKTWAMSFHRGEPGVFDDGGKPPSPDAPFTPFEKRSELRIVGKVAKAKTGTRVRYWADRQIFTKGAAFQSDELLVRARQTAFLVPGLEISIDDERGEEPRTDSFKFEGGISEFVDHLASDSPLTDIWRIQGSGSFKETVPVLSDSGAMVPTELTRECTVDLALRWGVGYDTAFRSFVNIISTPKGGTHQAGFEAGLLKFLRQTVEANARRLKVGNDKLEKDDVLAGLTAVLTVRLPEPQFEGQTKEILGTPAVRAIVSNVVAKGLAERFSSPRRDDKAQTALVLDKVVAEMKSRISARAHKETQRRKNALESSSLPAKLVDCRSSDVAQSELFIVEGDSALGTAKLARNSEFQALLPIRGKILNVQKATVADMLSNAECASIIQVIGAGSGRSFDLSAARYGKIILMSDADVDGAHIRTLLLTLFFRYMRPLIEDGRVYAAVPPLHRVVAINPGSKPNETIYTYSEAELQGVLGSLKKSNRRYQDPIQRYKGLGEMDADQLASTTMDKRYRTLRRVGVADAAAAEHMFDLLMGDDVAPRKEFIIQGSDALSRERIDV from the coding sequence GTGGCATCAGCGTCCGACTACTCCGCCAGGCACCTCTCCGTCCTCGAAGGGCTGGAGGCGGTGCGCAAGCGCCCCGGCATGTACATCGGGTCGACCGACTCGCGCGGTCTCATGCACTGCCTCTGGGAGATCATTGACAACTCGGTCGACGAGGCACTCGCCGGCCACGGCACCTCCATCGGCGTCGTGCTGCACGACGACGGCAGCGTCGAGGTGCGCGACACCGCGAGGGGCATCCCCGTCGACACCGAGCCGAAGACGGGGCTCACCGGCGTCGAGGTGGTGTTCACGAAGCTCCACGCGGGCGGCAAGTTCGGTTCGGGTTCGTACGCCGCCTCGGGCGGTCTTCACGGTGTCGGCGCCTCGGTGGTGAACGCGCTCAGCGAGCGGCTCGACGTCGAGGTCGACCGCGACGGCAAGACCTGGGCCATGTCGTTCCACCGGGGCGAGCCCGGCGTCTTCGACGACGGCGGCAAGCCGCCGAGCCCCGACGCGCCGTTCACCCCGTTCGAGAAGCGCAGCGAGCTGCGCATCGTCGGCAAGGTCGCCAAGGCGAAGACCGGCACCCGGGTGCGCTACTGGGCCGACCGACAGATCTTCACCAAGGGCGCTGCGTTTCAGAGCGACGAGCTGCTCGTGCGCGCACGGCAGACCGCGTTCCTCGTTCCCGGCCTCGAGATCAGCATCGACGACGAGCGCGGCGAGGAGCCCCGCACCGACTCTTTCAAGTTCGAGGGCGGCATCTCGGAGTTCGTCGACCACCTCGCCTCCGATTCCCCCCTCACCGACATCTGGCGCATCCAGGGCAGCGGCAGCTTCAAAGAGACCGTCCCGGTGCTGAGCGACAGCGGGGCGATGGTGCCCACCGAACTCACCCGAGAGTGCACGGTCGACCTCGCCCTGCGCTGGGGCGTCGGCTACGACACCGCCTTCCGCAGCTTCGTCAACATCATCTCCACCCCCAAGGGCGGCACGCACCAGGCCGGGTTCGAAGCGGGGCTGCTGAAGTTCCTGAGGCAGACCGTCGAGGCGAATGCGCGGCGTCTTAAGGTCGGGAACGACAAGCTCGAGAAAGACGACGTGCTCGCCGGGCTCACCGCCGTGCTCACCGTGCGACTGCCCGAGCCGCAGTTCGAGGGGCAGACGAAGGAGATCCTGGGCACGCCCGCCGTGCGCGCCATCGTGTCGAACGTGGTCGCGAAAGGCCTCGCCGAGCGCTTCTCCTCGCCCAGGCGCGACGACAAGGCGCAGACCGCGCTCGTGCTCGACAAGGTCGTCGCCGAGATGAAGTCGCGCATCTCGGCACGCGCCCACAAGGAGACCCAGCGCCGCAAGAACGCGCTCGAGTCGTCGTCGCTTCCCGCGAAGCTCGTCGACTGCCGCAGCAGCGACGTCGCGCAGAGCGAGCTGTTCATCGTCGAGGGCGACTCGGCGCTCGGCACCGCGAAGCTCGCACGCAACAGCGAGTTCCAGGCGCTGCTGCCCATCCGCGGCAAGATCCTCAACGTGCAGAAGGCGACGGTCGCCGACATGCTGTCGAACGCGGAGTGCGCGTCGATCATCCAGGTCATCGGGGCCGGCTCGGGCCGCTCCTTCGACCTCTCGGCGGCCCGCTACGGCAAGATCATCCTGATGAGCGACGCCGACGTTGACGGGGCGCACATCCGCACGCTGCTGCTCACGCTGTTCTTCCGCTACATGCGGCCGCTCATCGAAGACGGCAGGGTCTACGCGGCGGTCCCCCCGCTGCATCGCGTGGTGGCCATCAACCCCGGGTCGAAGCCGAACGAGACCATCTACACCTACTCCGAGGCCGAACTGCAGGGCGTGCTCGGGTCGCTCAAGAAGTCGAACCGCCGTTACCAAGACCCCATCCAGCGCTACAAGGGCCTCGGCGAGATGGACGCCGACCAGCTCGCCTCCACCACCATGGACAAGCGCTATCGCACCCTCCGCCGCGTCGGAGTCGCCGACGCCGCAGCCGCCGAGCACATGTTCGACCTCCTCATGGGCGACGACGTCGCCCCCCGCAAGGAGTTCATCATCCAGGGCTCCGACGCCCTCAGCCGCGAGCGCATCGACGTGTAG
- a CDS encoding MurT ligase domain-containing protein produces MGLRTTAAVLVGRAVRVAARLRGGGSAIPGNIALRIDPGFLGRTIAAIPDGVVAVSGSNGKSTTTNMLSAIVRAHGLSVFTNPSGGNLPQGIASALLSEVSVSGTLDSDIAVLEVDEGYGTRLAELLKPKTVLLLNIQIDQLNRYHEPDRVAAMLGRVAASSTEGLILNREDNFLVDLDQQIPAKAGRAVSFFGGVPALVEPASHGVASADRFGESAAAPGSRPAAVEVVALNGARATLSIENAVLPPSGVAERTEIEVRLPARGLHYALDAAGAAAAARSVLGARFKPALVAAALDSLATVYGRGEMLVVNGEQIEIIMMKNPASLQLNLDSLEVAPEQVFLAVDEGTPDPSWIYDIDFSALDHVDGITGSKAWQFAVRFGYLGIPVGSVDLDVRAALKAFLALPKPSTGHKVMILNYEQMMDIRKILGFKELEGGGAA; encoded by the coding sequence ATGGGTCTGCGAACCACGGCGGCGGTTCTCGTCGGGCGTGCCGTGCGCGTCGCTGCGCGGTTGCGCGGCGGCGGGTCGGCCATTCCGGGCAACATCGCGCTGCGTATCGATCCCGGGTTCCTCGGGCGCACCATCGCGGCGATCCCCGACGGAGTCGTCGCGGTGTCGGGCTCGAACGGCAAGTCGACCACGACGAACATGCTCTCCGCGATCGTGCGTGCGCACGGTCTGTCGGTGTTCACGAACCCCTCGGGCGGCAACCTGCCGCAGGGCATCGCCTCGGCGCTGCTTTCGGAGGTGTCGGTGTCGGGCACGCTCGACTCCGACATCGCCGTGCTGGAGGTCGACGAGGGCTACGGCACGCGCCTCGCCGAGCTGCTGAAGCCGAAGACGGTGCTGCTGCTCAACATCCAGATCGACCAGCTCAACCGGTATCACGAGCCCGATCGCGTGGCGGCCATGCTGGGCCGGGTGGCCGCGAGCTCGACCGAGGGGCTCATCCTCAACCGCGAAGACAACTTCCTGGTCGACCTCGACCAGCAGATCCCGGCCAAGGCCGGGCGTGCGGTGTCGTTCTTCGGCGGGGTTCCCGCGCTCGTGGAGCCCGCCAGCCACGGCGTCGCCTCGGCCGACCGCTTCGGCGAGTCGGCGGCGGCACCGGGTTCGCGGCCCGCTGCGGTGGAAGTGGTGGCGCTGAACGGCGCCCGCGCGACGCTCTCGATCGAGAATGCCGTGCTGCCGCCGTCGGGTGTCGCCGAGCGCACGGAGATCGAGGTCCGGCTGCCGGCGCGAGGATTGCACTACGCGCTCGACGCCGCCGGTGCCGCCGCGGCGGCACGGAGTGTGCTCGGGGCCCGCTTCAAGCCGGCACTCGTGGCCGCAGCCCTCGACTCGCTCGCCACGGTCTACGGTCGCGGGGAGATGCTCGTGGTGAACGGTGAGCAGATCGAGATCATCATGATGAAGAATCCGGCGAGCCTGCAGCTGAACCTCGACTCGCTGGAGGTCGCGCCGGAGCAGGTGTTCCTCGCCGTCGACGAGGGAACGCCCGACCCGTCGTGGATCTACGACATCGACTTCTCGGCCCTCGACCACGTCGACGGCATCACCGGGTCGAAGGCCTGGCAGTTCGCGGTGCGCTTCGGCTACCTCGGCATTCCGGTCGGGTCGGTCGATCTCGACGTGCGCGCGGCGCTCAAGGCGTTCCTGGCGCTGCCGAAGCCCTCGACCGGACACAAGGTCATGATCCTCAACTACGAGCAGATGATGGACATCCGCAAGATCCTGGGCTTCAAGGAGCTCGAGGGTGGGGGTGCCGCATGA
- a CDS encoding type 1 glutamine amidotransferase produces MTGSALRILHLFPRLLGLNGEAGNVEILKLRSEWRGLPVEVTRYDEGKPVGFADADLVFIGSGPVSAEVIAQPLVLAIAESLRELAADGVPFLAIGAGFQLLGESVTLENGEVLEGAGVFPVTTRHGGTRVVGDFVLESPRLGPVVGFENRGSFVEVGPHETLGRVVYGRGNTETPGNEGFWEGNLLGTHMHGPLLANNPVIADSLLDTARLRRGLDYTTPDPDTLHTLDERARHARATIAARPLSE; encoded by the coding sequence ATGACCGGCAGTGCCCTGCGCATCCTGCACCTGTTCCCCCGGCTGCTCGGGTTGAACGGCGAGGCGGGGAACGTCGAGATCCTGAAGCTCCGCTCGGAGTGGCGTGGCCTGCCCGTCGAGGTGACCCGCTACGACGAGGGAAAGCCCGTCGGCTTCGCCGACGCCGACCTCGTGTTCATCGGCAGCGGGCCGGTGTCGGCCGAGGTGATCGCGCAGCCGCTCGTGCTGGCCATCGCCGAGTCGCTTCGGGAGCTCGCCGCCGATGGCGTGCCCTTCCTGGCGATCGGTGCCGGGTTCCAACTGCTCGGTGAGAGCGTGACGCTCGAGAACGGAGAAGTGCTCGAGGGAGCCGGTGTGTTCCCGGTCACCACCCGGCACGGCGGCACCCGCGTGGTGGGTGACTTCGTGCTCGAGTCGCCTCGGCTCGGCCCCGTGGTGGGCTTCGAGAACCGCGGCTCGTTCGTGGAGGTCGGGCCGCACGAGACCCTCGGCCGCGTCGTCTACGGCCGCGGCAACACCGAGACCCCCGGCAACGAGGGCTTCTGGGAGGGCAACCTGCTCGGCACCCACATGCACGGGCCCCTCCTGGCGAACAACCCCGTCATCGCCGACTCCCTCCTCGACACCGCCCGCCTCCGCCGCGGCCTCGACTACACCACCCCCGACCCCGACACCCTCCACACCCTCGACGAACGCGCCCGCCACGCCCGCGCCACGATCGCGGCCAGGCCCCTGAGCGAGTAG
- a CDS encoding RNA polymerase sigma factor — protein MATPKSADTLETAVAPDETESVKGAAAPKRAAAKRAPAKKAAKASPKKASKVDDEGEDEIDEEELDDDAEGDSAADDSDTDTAEGDAADTDAEGDTDDDAKKAPAAAEETLPSGALVLSLVDDEDDVPVYSTTITGATADPVKDYLKQIGKVALLNAAEEVELAMRIEAGLFAEDKLATTENLSPSAKRELQWVAKDGQRAKSHLLGANLRLVVSLAKRYTGRGMQFLDLIQEGNLGLIRAVEKFDYTKGFKFSTYATWWIRQAITRAMADQARTIRIPVHMVEVINKLARVQRQMLQDLGREPTPEELSRELDMTPEKVIEVQKYGREPISLHTPLGEDGDSEFGDLIEDTEAVVPADAVGFTMLQKQLESLLDSLSEREAGVIRMRFGLGDGMPKTLDQIGDTFGVTRERIRQIESKTMAKLRHPSRSQSLRDYLE, from the coding sequence ATGGCCACCCCCAAGTCCGCCGACACTCTCGAGACGGCAGTGGCGCCCGACGAGACGGAGTCGGTGAAGGGCGCCGCTGCGCCCAAGCGCGCCGCCGCGAAGCGTGCACCCGCCAAGAAGGCGGCCAAGGCGAGCCCGAAGAAGGCCTCGAAGGTCGACGACGAGGGCGAAGACGAGATCGACGAGGAAGAGCTCGACGACGACGCCGAGGGCGACTCGGCCGCCGACGACTCCGACACCGACACCGCCGAGGGCGACGCCGCCGACACGGACGCGGAGGGCGACACCGACGACGACGCCAAGAAGGCGCCTGCCGCGGCCGAGGAGACGCTGCCGAGCGGCGCCCTGGTGCTCTCGCTGGTCGACGACGAAGACGACGTGCCGGTCTACTCGACCACCATCACGGGCGCGACCGCCGACCCGGTGAAGGACTACCTCAAGCAGATCGGAAAGGTGGCGCTGCTCAACGCCGCCGAAGAGGTCGAGCTCGCCATGCGCATCGAGGCGGGTCTGTTCGCCGAAGACAAGCTGGCGACCACCGAGAACCTCAGCCCCTCCGCCAAGCGCGAGCTGCAGTGGGTGGCGAAGGACGGCCAGCGCGCGAAGAGCCACCTGCTCGGTGCCAACCTCCGTCTCGTCGTGTCGCTCGCGAAGCGCTACACGGGCCGTGGCATGCAGTTCCTCGACCTCATCCAGGAGGGCAACCTGGGCCTGATCCGCGCGGTCGAGAAGTTCGACTACACCAAGGGCTTCAAGTTCTCGACCTATGCGACGTGGTGGATCCGTCAGGCCATCACGCGCGCCATGGCCGACCAGGCGCGCACCATCCGCATCCCGGTGCACATGGTCGAGGTCATCAACAAGCTCGCCCGCGTGCAGCGCCAGATGCTGCAAGACCTGGGTCGCGAGCCCACGCCCGAGGAGCTGAGCCGCGAGCTCGACATGACCCCCGAGAAGGTCATCGAGGTGCAGAAGTACGGCCGTGAGCCGATCTCGCTGCACACCCCGCTCGGTGAAGACGGCGACAGCGAGTTCGGCGACCTCATCGAAGACACCGAGGCCGTCGTGCCGGCCGACGCCGTGGGCTTCACCATGCTGCAGAAGCAGCTGGAGTCGCTGCTCGACTCGCTCTCCGAGCGCGAGGCCGGCGTCATCCGGATGCGCTTCGGACTCGGCGACGGAATGCCCAAGACGCTCGACCAGATCGGCGACACCTTCGGCGTGACGCGTGAGCGCATCCGTCAGATCGAGTCGAAGACGATGGCGAAGCTGCGCCACCCGTCGCGATCGCAGTCGCTGCGCGACTACCTCGAGTAG